A window of the Hippoglossus stenolepis isolate QCI-W04-F060 chromosome 8, HSTE1.2, whole genome shotgun sequence genome harbors these coding sequences:
- the thrap3a gene encoding thyroid hormone receptor-associated protein 3 isoform X1 produces MSRSIKSASRSRSRSRSRSRSRSTSRSRSCSRSRSRKHRYSSRSRSRSRSRSRSPSYNRDKKYARGYQNNREFRGYHRGFRRPYNFRGRGRGYFPRGRFQRGGGGGGGGGYNNNNNFRPNWKNYKQHPQNQQQQQQQQNYSRGRGRSHNFQKRPESPPHGPSHRSDRSSSPLSRLSQHSSSSSHSSSPKCRPALLLANQNSKDVKEETSASKEAQKGGGEDGGPVELVGALAGDAKEGAGSERTEGSWQGLADCSSSPKRACPLANSAVNAGQSSQTTNQSAPSKNTNDNRNGAPSWQTVCSSSSAKKTSHEGLNPMLSSFDFFSTEEYLDGDKSAISVAFRKFLEEQNKKAASSLENGKNAETNDVDMDQGRVNGKASAINTDSVSRKYKGDIDGKVSLNSFLKTSPFLSADGEEEEEMVIKPHSKSLQKDWRNGDESSKLHSQVSPSARELFEECFGKWKNVTYSQVANSDLDAMAEEIYLSRKQDKASAFAAALAKRELAGKLDELSPDINCKARKMAKSPSVPSPTLPSRRNSDREMFMVRGEDSSFVSSRKQEAKCNIKMDFLGEGLLSSSDMLAEERQLSQDLVQSSKKDQEFRSIFQHVQAAQSQRSPSELFAQHIVTIVHHIKAQHFPSSGLTLNDRFTMYQRRAAEKEMTKPRKSPEIHRRIDVSTSAFKKHSQLFEAMKSSDDGTYKDGGGKIKGDPMDLRLDIERRKKYSTHERDNNQDRGRDMGDSPNSSRERSVEKFSKCPKRSGKSKKKRSRSRSSSSSSSRKSQHEGDLPLNKSDPKDEGFNRAQLGQGELPGSERGRPHGFQVRIRGRGWNRGNCQGNTSHSSASDMVAQQKTEGWEPEYTPKSKQYYLHDDRDEEADCKWMDSQGRGRGSFSRGRARFIIRKAPGGSNTNNPRWAHDKLQVNGGKGGSQEEETGQDHNGGEIDGDNN; encoded by the exons ATGTCCAGATCCATAAAATCCGCCTCGAGGTCTCGGAGCCGCTCAAGGTCCCGATCAAGATCCCGCTCCACCTCACGCTCCAGAAGTTGCTCCAGGTCCCGGTCCAGGAAGCATCGTTACAG CTCAAGGTCTCGGTCACGGTCACGGTCAAGATCTCGTTCTCCATCTTATAACCGAGACAAGAAATATGCAAGAGGATACCAGAACAACCGGGAGTTCCGGGGCTACCACCGCGGCTTCCGGAGGCCGTACAATTTCAGGGGCAGAGGGCGAGGGTACTTCCCACGTGGTCGCTTCCAgcgtggtggtgggggtggcggcggcggcggctacaacaacaacaacaacttccGCCCAAACTGGAAGAACTACAAGCAGCACCctcaaaaccaacaacaacaacaacaacagcaaaactaTTCTCGAGGGCGAGGGCGATCGCACAATTTCCAGAAACGCCCAGAGAGCCCCCCTCATGGCCCCTCTCACCGCTCTGACCGATCCTCCTCGCCATTATCCAGACTTTCTCAGCATTCGTCTTCCTCCTCGCACTCATCCTCTCCCAAATGCAGGCCAGCCTTGCTGCTGGCTAATCAGAACTCCAAAGATGTGAAAGAGGAGACCTCAGCCTCAAAGGAGGCccagaagggaggaggggaggatggGGGTCCAGTGGAGCTTGTCGGGGCGTTGGCAGGAGATGCCAAAGAAGGCGCAGGCAGTGAGAGAACTGAGGGGAGCTGGCAGGGCCTGgcagactgcagcagcagtcCAAAGAGAGCCTGTCCTCTGGCAAATTCTGCTGTTAATGCTGGTCAGAGCAGCCAAACGACAAACCAGTCTGCCCCCTCTAAGAACACAAATGACAACAGAAATGGTGCCCCCTCGTGGCAGACGGTGTGTAGTTCATCCTCTGCTAAAAAAACCTCACATGAAGGTCTGAATCCAATGCTTTCCAGCTTTGACTTCTTCTCCACTGAGGAATACCTGGATGGAGATAAATCTGCAATCTCCGTTGCCTTCAGAAA GTTTCTGGAGGAGCAAAATAAGAAAGCTGCATCTTCTTTGGAAAACGGCAAAAATGCAGAGACAAATGATGTGGATATGGATCAGGGGAGAGTAAATGGCAAAGCATCAGCCATTAACACTGACTCTGTGTCAAGGAAGTACAAAGGGGACATTGACGGGAAAGTGTCCCTGAACAGCTTCCTGAAAACTTCTCCCTTTCTGTCTGCTgatggggaggaagaggaggagatggtcATCAAGCCTCATTCAAAGTCACTGCAAAAAGACTGGCGCAATGGGGATGAGTCCTCTAAACTACATAGCCAGGTCAGTCCATCAGCCCGAGAGCTGTTTGAAGAGTGCTTTGGCAAATGGAAGAATGTGACGTATTCACAGGTGGCTAACAGTGACCTCGACGCCATGGCAGAGGAGATATATCTTAGTCGAAAGCAAGATAAGGCCTCAGCCTTTGCAGCCGCCCTCGCCAAGAGGGAGTTGGCAGGAAAACTTGACGAACTGTCCCCAGACATTAATTGTAAAGCCAGGAAGATGGCTAAATCTCCCTCTGTCCCATCTCCTACACTTCCCTCCAGGAGGAACTCTGACAGAGAGATGTTCATGGTCAGGGGAGAGGACTCGTCTTTCGTGTCCTCAAGAAAACAGGAAGCGAAATGTAATATCAAAATGGATTTTCTTGGAGAGGGTCTGCTAAG CTCTTCAGATATGTTAGCTGAGGAGCGACAGTTGTCTCAGGATCTCGTGCAGTCCTCAAAGAAGGATCAGGAGTTTCGCTCCATCTTTCAACACGTTCAGGCTGCTCAGTCGCAGAGGAGTCCCTCTGAGCTGTTTGCTCAGCACATAGTCACCATCGTTCACCACATTAAAG CGCAGCACTTTCCATCTTCTGGCTTGACTCTTAACGATCGGTTCACCATGTACCAAAGACGGGCCGCAGAGAAGGAAATGACGAAGCCAAGAAAAAGCCCAGAGATACACAG aaGAATTGATGTTTCTACAAGTGCTTTTAAGAAACACTCTCAACTGTTTGAGGCGATGAAAAGCTCAGACGATGGCACTTACAAG GATGGTGGGGGAAAAATAAAGGGTGACCCAATGGACCTGCGTTTGGATATTGAGCGCCGTAAAAAATATTCCACCCATGAGAGAGATAATAATCAGGATCGGGGACGAGATATGGGAGATTCCCCAAATTCTAGCCGAGAGAGATCCGTGGAAAAGTTCTCCAAATGCCCCAAGAGATCAGG GAAAAGTAAGAAGAAGCGCTCTCGATCACGTtcgtcctcgtcttcctcatcaAGAAAATCCCAACACGAAGGAGATTTGCCCCTTAACAAGTCTGATCCCAAAGATGAAGGCTTTAATAGAGCCCAGCTGGGCCAAGGGGAGTTACCGGGGTCTGAAAGAGGAAGGCCACATGGATTT CAAGTACGAATTCGGGGAAGGGGCTGGAACAGAGGCAATTGTCAAGGGAACACTTCACATAGTAGTGCCTCAGACATGGTAGcacaacaaaaaactgaagGCTGGGAACCAGAGTACACACCTAAAAGCAAACAATACTATCTG
- the thrap3a gene encoding thyroid hormone receptor-associated protein 3 isoform X3, whose amino-acid sequence MSRSIKSASRSRSRSRSRSRSRSTSRSRSCSRSRSRKHRYSSRSRSRSRSRSRSPSYNRDKKYARGYQNNREFRGYHRGFRRPYNFRGRGRGYFPRGRFQRGGGGGGGGGYNNNNNFRPNWKNYKQHPQNQQQQQQQQNYSRGRGRSHNFQKRPESPPHGPSHRSDRSSSPLSRLSQHSSSSSHSSSPKCRPALLLANQNSKDVKEETSASKEAQKGGGEDGGPVELVGALAGDAKEGAGSERTEGSWQGLADCSSSPKRACPLANSAVNAGQSSQTTNQSAPSKNTNDNRNGAPSWQTVCSSSSAKKTSHEGLNPMLSSFDFFSTEEYLDGDKSAISVAFRKFLEEQNKKAASSLENGKNAETNDVDMDQGRVNGKASAINTDSVSRKYKGDIDGKVSLNSFLKTSPFLSADGEEEEEMVIKPHSKSLQKDWRNGDESSKLHSQVSPSARELFEECFGKWKNVTYSQVANSDLDAMAEEIYLSRKQDKASAFAAALAKRELAGKLDELSPDINCKARKMAKSPSVPSPTLPSRRNSDREMFMVRGEDSSFVSSRKQEAKCNIKMDFLGEGLLSSSDMLAEERQLSQDLVQSSKKDQEFRSIFQHVQAAQSQRSPSELFAQHIVTIVHHIKAQHFPSSGLTLNDRFTMYQRRAAEKEMTKPRKSPEIHRRIDVSTSAFKKHSQLFEAMKSSDDGTYKDGGGKIKGDPMDLRLDIERRKKYSTHERDNNQDRGRDMGDSPNSSRERSVEKFSKCPKRSGKSKKKRSRSRSSSSSSSRKSQHEGDLPLNKSDPKDEGFNRAQLGQGELPGSERGRPHGFHDDRDEEADCKWMDSQGRGRGSFSRGRARFIIRKAPGGSNTNNPRWAHDKLQVNGGKGGSQEEETGQDHNGGEIDGDNN is encoded by the exons ATGTCCAGATCCATAAAATCCGCCTCGAGGTCTCGGAGCCGCTCAAGGTCCCGATCAAGATCCCGCTCCACCTCACGCTCCAGAAGTTGCTCCAGGTCCCGGTCCAGGAAGCATCGTTACAG CTCAAGGTCTCGGTCACGGTCACGGTCAAGATCTCGTTCTCCATCTTATAACCGAGACAAGAAATATGCAAGAGGATACCAGAACAACCGGGAGTTCCGGGGCTACCACCGCGGCTTCCGGAGGCCGTACAATTTCAGGGGCAGAGGGCGAGGGTACTTCCCACGTGGTCGCTTCCAgcgtggtggtgggggtggcggcggcggcggctacaacaacaacaacaacttccGCCCAAACTGGAAGAACTACAAGCAGCACCctcaaaaccaacaacaacaacaacaacagcaaaactaTTCTCGAGGGCGAGGGCGATCGCACAATTTCCAGAAACGCCCAGAGAGCCCCCCTCATGGCCCCTCTCACCGCTCTGACCGATCCTCCTCGCCATTATCCAGACTTTCTCAGCATTCGTCTTCCTCCTCGCACTCATCCTCTCCCAAATGCAGGCCAGCCTTGCTGCTGGCTAATCAGAACTCCAAAGATGTGAAAGAGGAGACCTCAGCCTCAAAGGAGGCccagaagggaggaggggaggatggGGGTCCAGTGGAGCTTGTCGGGGCGTTGGCAGGAGATGCCAAAGAAGGCGCAGGCAGTGAGAGAACTGAGGGGAGCTGGCAGGGCCTGgcagactgcagcagcagtcCAAAGAGAGCCTGTCCTCTGGCAAATTCTGCTGTTAATGCTGGTCAGAGCAGCCAAACGACAAACCAGTCTGCCCCCTCTAAGAACACAAATGACAACAGAAATGGTGCCCCCTCGTGGCAGACGGTGTGTAGTTCATCCTCTGCTAAAAAAACCTCACATGAAGGTCTGAATCCAATGCTTTCCAGCTTTGACTTCTTCTCCACTGAGGAATACCTGGATGGAGATAAATCTGCAATCTCCGTTGCCTTCAGAAA GTTTCTGGAGGAGCAAAATAAGAAAGCTGCATCTTCTTTGGAAAACGGCAAAAATGCAGAGACAAATGATGTGGATATGGATCAGGGGAGAGTAAATGGCAAAGCATCAGCCATTAACACTGACTCTGTGTCAAGGAAGTACAAAGGGGACATTGACGGGAAAGTGTCCCTGAACAGCTTCCTGAAAACTTCTCCCTTTCTGTCTGCTgatggggaggaagaggaggagatggtcATCAAGCCTCATTCAAAGTCACTGCAAAAAGACTGGCGCAATGGGGATGAGTCCTCTAAACTACATAGCCAGGTCAGTCCATCAGCCCGAGAGCTGTTTGAAGAGTGCTTTGGCAAATGGAAGAATGTGACGTATTCACAGGTGGCTAACAGTGACCTCGACGCCATGGCAGAGGAGATATATCTTAGTCGAAAGCAAGATAAGGCCTCAGCCTTTGCAGCCGCCCTCGCCAAGAGGGAGTTGGCAGGAAAACTTGACGAACTGTCCCCAGACATTAATTGTAAAGCCAGGAAGATGGCTAAATCTCCCTCTGTCCCATCTCCTACACTTCCCTCCAGGAGGAACTCTGACAGAGAGATGTTCATGGTCAGGGGAGAGGACTCGTCTTTCGTGTCCTCAAGAAAACAGGAAGCGAAATGTAATATCAAAATGGATTTTCTTGGAGAGGGTCTGCTAAG CTCTTCAGATATGTTAGCTGAGGAGCGACAGTTGTCTCAGGATCTCGTGCAGTCCTCAAAGAAGGATCAGGAGTTTCGCTCCATCTTTCAACACGTTCAGGCTGCTCAGTCGCAGAGGAGTCCCTCTGAGCTGTTTGCTCAGCACATAGTCACCATCGTTCACCACATTAAAG CGCAGCACTTTCCATCTTCTGGCTTGACTCTTAACGATCGGTTCACCATGTACCAAAGACGGGCCGCAGAGAAGGAAATGACGAAGCCAAGAAAAAGCCCAGAGATACACAG aaGAATTGATGTTTCTACAAGTGCTTTTAAGAAACACTCTCAACTGTTTGAGGCGATGAAAAGCTCAGACGATGGCACTTACAAG GATGGTGGGGGAAAAATAAAGGGTGACCCAATGGACCTGCGTTTGGATATTGAGCGCCGTAAAAAATATTCCACCCATGAGAGAGATAATAATCAGGATCGGGGACGAGATATGGGAGATTCCCCAAATTCTAGCCGAGAGAGATCCGTGGAAAAGTTCTCCAAATGCCCCAAGAGATCAGG GAAAAGTAAGAAGAAGCGCTCTCGATCACGTtcgtcctcgtcttcctcatcaAGAAAATCCCAACACGAAGGAGATTTGCCCCTTAACAAGTCTGATCCCAAAGATGAAGGCTTTAATAGAGCCCAGCTGGGCCAAGGGGAGTTACCGGGGTCTGAAAGAGGAAGGCCACATGGATTT
- the thrap3a gene encoding thyroid hormone receptor-associated protein 3 isoform X2, whose protein sequence is MKKHTSSRSRSRSRSRSRSPSYNRDKKYARGYQNNREFRGYHRGFRRPYNFRGRGRGYFPRGRFQRGGGGGGGGGYNNNNNFRPNWKNYKQHPQNQQQQQQQQNYSRGRGRSHNFQKRPESPPHGPSHRSDRSSSPLSRLSQHSSSSSHSSSPKCRPALLLANQNSKDVKEETSASKEAQKGGGEDGGPVELVGALAGDAKEGAGSERTEGSWQGLADCSSSPKRACPLANSAVNAGQSSQTTNQSAPSKNTNDNRNGAPSWQTVCSSSSAKKTSHEGLNPMLSSFDFFSTEEYLDGDKSAISVAFRKFLEEQNKKAASSLENGKNAETNDVDMDQGRVNGKASAINTDSVSRKYKGDIDGKVSLNSFLKTSPFLSADGEEEEEMVIKPHSKSLQKDWRNGDESSKLHSQVSPSARELFEECFGKWKNVTYSQVANSDLDAMAEEIYLSRKQDKASAFAAALAKRELAGKLDELSPDINCKARKMAKSPSVPSPTLPSRRNSDREMFMVRGEDSSFVSSRKQEAKCNIKMDFLGEGLLSSSDMLAEERQLSQDLVQSSKKDQEFRSIFQHVQAAQSQRSPSELFAQHIVTIVHHIKAQHFPSSGLTLNDRFTMYQRRAAEKEMTKPRKSPEIHRRIDVSTSAFKKHSQLFEAMKSSDDGTYKDGGGKIKGDPMDLRLDIERRKKYSTHERDNNQDRGRDMGDSPNSSRERSVEKFSKCPKRSGKSKKKRSRSRSSSSSSSRKSQHEGDLPLNKSDPKDEGFNRAQLGQGELPGSERGRPHGFQVRIRGRGWNRGNCQGNTSHSSASDMVAQQKTEGWEPEYTPKSKQYYLHDDRDEEADCKWMDSQGRGRGSFSRGRARFIIRKAPGGSNTNNPRWAHDKLQVNGGKGGSQEEETGQDHNGGEIDGDNN, encoded by the exons ATGAAAAAACACACTAG CTCAAGGTCTCGGTCACGGTCACGGTCAAGATCTCGTTCTCCATCTTATAACCGAGACAAGAAATATGCAAGAGGATACCAGAACAACCGGGAGTTCCGGGGCTACCACCGCGGCTTCCGGAGGCCGTACAATTTCAGGGGCAGAGGGCGAGGGTACTTCCCACGTGGTCGCTTCCAgcgtggtggtgggggtggcggcggcggcggctacaacaacaacaacaacttccGCCCAAACTGGAAGAACTACAAGCAGCACCctcaaaaccaacaacaacaacaacaacagcaaaactaTTCTCGAGGGCGAGGGCGATCGCACAATTTCCAGAAACGCCCAGAGAGCCCCCCTCATGGCCCCTCTCACCGCTCTGACCGATCCTCCTCGCCATTATCCAGACTTTCTCAGCATTCGTCTTCCTCCTCGCACTCATCCTCTCCCAAATGCAGGCCAGCCTTGCTGCTGGCTAATCAGAACTCCAAAGATGTGAAAGAGGAGACCTCAGCCTCAAAGGAGGCccagaagggaggaggggaggatggGGGTCCAGTGGAGCTTGTCGGGGCGTTGGCAGGAGATGCCAAAGAAGGCGCAGGCAGTGAGAGAACTGAGGGGAGCTGGCAGGGCCTGgcagactgcagcagcagtcCAAAGAGAGCCTGTCCTCTGGCAAATTCTGCTGTTAATGCTGGTCAGAGCAGCCAAACGACAAACCAGTCTGCCCCCTCTAAGAACACAAATGACAACAGAAATGGTGCCCCCTCGTGGCAGACGGTGTGTAGTTCATCCTCTGCTAAAAAAACCTCACATGAAGGTCTGAATCCAATGCTTTCCAGCTTTGACTTCTTCTCCACTGAGGAATACCTGGATGGAGATAAATCTGCAATCTCCGTTGCCTTCAGAAA GTTTCTGGAGGAGCAAAATAAGAAAGCTGCATCTTCTTTGGAAAACGGCAAAAATGCAGAGACAAATGATGTGGATATGGATCAGGGGAGAGTAAATGGCAAAGCATCAGCCATTAACACTGACTCTGTGTCAAGGAAGTACAAAGGGGACATTGACGGGAAAGTGTCCCTGAACAGCTTCCTGAAAACTTCTCCCTTTCTGTCTGCTgatggggaggaagaggaggagatggtcATCAAGCCTCATTCAAAGTCACTGCAAAAAGACTGGCGCAATGGGGATGAGTCCTCTAAACTACATAGCCAGGTCAGTCCATCAGCCCGAGAGCTGTTTGAAGAGTGCTTTGGCAAATGGAAGAATGTGACGTATTCACAGGTGGCTAACAGTGACCTCGACGCCATGGCAGAGGAGATATATCTTAGTCGAAAGCAAGATAAGGCCTCAGCCTTTGCAGCCGCCCTCGCCAAGAGGGAGTTGGCAGGAAAACTTGACGAACTGTCCCCAGACATTAATTGTAAAGCCAGGAAGATGGCTAAATCTCCCTCTGTCCCATCTCCTACACTTCCCTCCAGGAGGAACTCTGACAGAGAGATGTTCATGGTCAGGGGAGAGGACTCGTCTTTCGTGTCCTCAAGAAAACAGGAAGCGAAATGTAATATCAAAATGGATTTTCTTGGAGAGGGTCTGCTAAG CTCTTCAGATATGTTAGCTGAGGAGCGACAGTTGTCTCAGGATCTCGTGCAGTCCTCAAAGAAGGATCAGGAGTTTCGCTCCATCTTTCAACACGTTCAGGCTGCTCAGTCGCAGAGGAGTCCCTCTGAGCTGTTTGCTCAGCACATAGTCACCATCGTTCACCACATTAAAG CGCAGCACTTTCCATCTTCTGGCTTGACTCTTAACGATCGGTTCACCATGTACCAAAGACGGGCCGCAGAGAAGGAAATGACGAAGCCAAGAAAAAGCCCAGAGATACACAG aaGAATTGATGTTTCTACAAGTGCTTTTAAGAAACACTCTCAACTGTTTGAGGCGATGAAAAGCTCAGACGATGGCACTTACAAG GATGGTGGGGGAAAAATAAAGGGTGACCCAATGGACCTGCGTTTGGATATTGAGCGCCGTAAAAAATATTCCACCCATGAGAGAGATAATAATCAGGATCGGGGACGAGATATGGGAGATTCCCCAAATTCTAGCCGAGAGAGATCCGTGGAAAAGTTCTCCAAATGCCCCAAGAGATCAGG GAAAAGTAAGAAGAAGCGCTCTCGATCACGTtcgtcctcgtcttcctcatcaAGAAAATCCCAACACGAAGGAGATTTGCCCCTTAACAAGTCTGATCCCAAAGATGAAGGCTTTAATAGAGCCCAGCTGGGCCAAGGGGAGTTACCGGGGTCTGAAAGAGGAAGGCCACATGGATTT CAAGTACGAATTCGGGGAAGGGGCTGGAACAGAGGCAATTGTCAAGGGAACACTTCACATAGTAGTGCCTCAGACATGGTAGcacaacaaaaaactgaagGCTGGGAACCAGAGTACACACCTAAAAGCAAACAATACTATCTG
- the thrap3a gene encoding thyroid hormone receptor-associated protein 3 isoform X4, giving the protein MSRSIKSASRSRSRSRSRSRSRSTSRSRSCSRSRSRKHRYSSRSRSRSRSRSRSPSYNRDKKYARGYQNNREFRGYHRGFRRPYNFRGRGRGYFPRGRFQRGGGGGGGGGYNNNNNFRPNWKNYKQHPQNQQQQQQQQNYSRGRGRSHNFQKRPESPPHGPSHRSDRSSSPLSRLSQHSSSSSHSSSPKCRPALLLANQNSKDVKEETSASKEAQKGGGEDGGPVELVGALAGDAKEGAGSERTEGSWQGLADCSSSPKRACPLANSAVNAGQSSQTTNQSAPSKNTNDNRNGAPSWQTVCSSSSAKKTSHEGLNPMLSSFDFFSTEEYLDGDKSAISVAFRKFLEEQNKKAASSLENGKNAETNDVDMDQGRVNGKASAINTDSVSRKYKGDIDGKVSLNSFLKTSPFLSADGEEEEEMVIKPHSKSLQKDWRNGDESSKLHSQVSPSARELFEECFGKWKNVTYSQVANSDLDAMAEEIYLSRKQDKASAFAAALAKRELAGKLDELSPDINCKARKMAKSPSVPSPTLPSRRNSDREMFMVRGEDSSFVSSRKQEAKCNIKMDFLGEGLLSSSDMLAEERQLSQDLVQSSKKDQEFRSIFQHVQAAQSQRSPSELFAQHIVTIVHHIKAQHFPSSGLTLNDRFTMYQRRAAEKEMTKPRKSPEIHRRIDVSTSAFKKHSQLFEAMKSSDDGTYKQVRIRGRGWNRGNCQGNTSHSSASDMVAQQKTEGWEPEYTPKSKQYYLHDDRDEEADCKWMDSQGRGRGSFSRGRARFIIRKAPGGSNTNNPRWAHDKLQVNGGKGGSQEEETGQDHNGGEIDGDNN; this is encoded by the exons ATGTCCAGATCCATAAAATCCGCCTCGAGGTCTCGGAGCCGCTCAAGGTCCCGATCAAGATCCCGCTCCACCTCACGCTCCAGAAGTTGCTCCAGGTCCCGGTCCAGGAAGCATCGTTACAG CTCAAGGTCTCGGTCACGGTCACGGTCAAGATCTCGTTCTCCATCTTATAACCGAGACAAGAAATATGCAAGAGGATACCAGAACAACCGGGAGTTCCGGGGCTACCACCGCGGCTTCCGGAGGCCGTACAATTTCAGGGGCAGAGGGCGAGGGTACTTCCCACGTGGTCGCTTCCAgcgtggtggtgggggtggcggcggcggcggctacaacaacaacaacaacttccGCCCAAACTGGAAGAACTACAAGCAGCACCctcaaaaccaacaacaacaacaacaacagcaaaactaTTCTCGAGGGCGAGGGCGATCGCACAATTTCCAGAAACGCCCAGAGAGCCCCCCTCATGGCCCCTCTCACCGCTCTGACCGATCCTCCTCGCCATTATCCAGACTTTCTCAGCATTCGTCTTCCTCCTCGCACTCATCCTCTCCCAAATGCAGGCCAGCCTTGCTGCTGGCTAATCAGAACTCCAAAGATGTGAAAGAGGAGACCTCAGCCTCAAAGGAGGCccagaagggaggaggggaggatggGGGTCCAGTGGAGCTTGTCGGGGCGTTGGCAGGAGATGCCAAAGAAGGCGCAGGCAGTGAGAGAACTGAGGGGAGCTGGCAGGGCCTGgcagactgcagcagcagtcCAAAGAGAGCCTGTCCTCTGGCAAATTCTGCTGTTAATGCTGGTCAGAGCAGCCAAACGACAAACCAGTCTGCCCCCTCTAAGAACACAAATGACAACAGAAATGGTGCCCCCTCGTGGCAGACGGTGTGTAGTTCATCCTCTGCTAAAAAAACCTCACATGAAGGTCTGAATCCAATGCTTTCCAGCTTTGACTTCTTCTCCACTGAGGAATACCTGGATGGAGATAAATCTGCAATCTCCGTTGCCTTCAGAAA GTTTCTGGAGGAGCAAAATAAGAAAGCTGCATCTTCTTTGGAAAACGGCAAAAATGCAGAGACAAATGATGTGGATATGGATCAGGGGAGAGTAAATGGCAAAGCATCAGCCATTAACACTGACTCTGTGTCAAGGAAGTACAAAGGGGACATTGACGGGAAAGTGTCCCTGAACAGCTTCCTGAAAACTTCTCCCTTTCTGTCTGCTgatggggaggaagaggaggagatggtcATCAAGCCTCATTCAAAGTCACTGCAAAAAGACTGGCGCAATGGGGATGAGTCCTCTAAACTACATAGCCAGGTCAGTCCATCAGCCCGAGAGCTGTTTGAAGAGTGCTTTGGCAAATGGAAGAATGTGACGTATTCACAGGTGGCTAACAGTGACCTCGACGCCATGGCAGAGGAGATATATCTTAGTCGAAAGCAAGATAAGGCCTCAGCCTTTGCAGCCGCCCTCGCCAAGAGGGAGTTGGCAGGAAAACTTGACGAACTGTCCCCAGACATTAATTGTAAAGCCAGGAAGATGGCTAAATCTCCCTCTGTCCCATCTCCTACACTTCCCTCCAGGAGGAACTCTGACAGAGAGATGTTCATGGTCAGGGGAGAGGACTCGTCTTTCGTGTCCTCAAGAAAACAGGAAGCGAAATGTAATATCAAAATGGATTTTCTTGGAGAGGGTCTGCTAAG CTCTTCAGATATGTTAGCTGAGGAGCGACAGTTGTCTCAGGATCTCGTGCAGTCCTCAAAGAAGGATCAGGAGTTTCGCTCCATCTTTCAACACGTTCAGGCTGCTCAGTCGCAGAGGAGTCCCTCTGAGCTGTTTGCTCAGCACATAGTCACCATCGTTCACCACATTAAAG CGCAGCACTTTCCATCTTCTGGCTTGACTCTTAACGATCGGTTCACCATGTACCAAAGACGGGCCGCAGAGAAGGAAATGACGAAGCCAAGAAAAAGCCCAGAGATACACAG aaGAATTGATGTTTCTACAAGTGCTTTTAAGAAACACTCTCAACTGTTTGAGGCGATGAAAAGCTCAGACGATGGCACTTACAAG CAAGTACGAATTCGGGGAAGGGGCTGGAACAGAGGCAATTGTCAAGGGAACACTTCACATAGTAGTGCCTCAGACATGGTAGcacaacaaaaaactgaagGCTGGGAACCAGAGTACACACCTAAAAGCAAACAATACTATCTG